One window of Quercus robur chromosome 5, dhQueRobu3.1, whole genome shotgun sequence genomic DNA carries:
- the LOC126727140 gene encoding uncharacterized protein LOC126727140: MALKAKSSETNESFDDEDSKMKSYITRQFKKFMKNANRKGFDKDRRQSSSSQFKGQDKGKKDAKKGGQYTVPSRPKCFGCQGFGHINHECPTYIKSIGKSKALAVTLSDTEPEDDSDNEDDGILNSFTATINPTVGIVENVVEEEELVESKFKKMDDQDDIHTAYEKLYKLSKKHEKLYKLTTKKLSDVELDCEKLSTKFDEANQTIGALRFENNFLAEKTKKLEAELFQVRAQLERTSSAKLDEMLSIQKSTSDLTGLGYGLSSSNIASSSTTIFVPPANNVKTENKEIKTELANENLDKGKFILEALPKLEKKYDKNPRAKKANSQKPKQKKQHLCHHCGAAGHT, from the coding sequence atggcactgaaggcTAAGAGCAGTGAAACaaatgaatcttttgatgatgaagattccaagatgaagtcctacatcaccaggcagttcaagaagtttatgaagaatgccaatagaaagggtttcgacaaggaccgcaggcaatccagttcttctcagtttaaaggccaagacaaagggaagaaggatgctaagaaAGGTGGTCAATACACTGTTCCCTCcagacctaagtgctttgggtgtcaagggtTCGGTCACATTAAtcatgagtgtcctacatacatcaagagcattgggaagagcaaggcacttgctgttactTTAAGcgacactgagcctgaggatgattccgacaatgaggatgacggaatcttaaATTCCTTCACGGCCACGATCAATCCTACTGTTGGGATTGTTGAAAATGTggtggaagaagaagaactggtggaatctaagtttaagaagatggatgatcaagatgacatccatacagcctatgagaagcTGTATAAGCTTTCtaagaagcatgagaaattatataagctaaccaccaagaagctcagtgatgtggaacttgactgtgagaagctttccacaaagtttgatgaggccaatcagactattggagcactgagattcgagaacaatttcttggctgagaagaccaagaagcttgaagcggagctgtttcaagtcagagctcaattggagaggacttcaagcgcAAAACTAGATGAGATGCTAAGCATTCAGAAATCTACTTCAGATCTAACAGGCTTAGGGTatggtctttcttcctctaatattgcttcttctagtactactatttttgttcctcctgctaataatgttaaaactgagaacaaagagattaaaactgaattagctaatgagaacttagacaagggtaaattTATCTTAGAAGCACTccctaagcttgagaagaaatatgataaaaaccctagggctaagaaagcaaactctcaaaagcctaaacaaaagaagcagcatctctgccatcattgtggagctgccggtcatacttga
- the LOC126727139 gene encoding uncharacterized protein LOC126727139 gives MEILYGAMSNGERKLTVREFLHCYRPDEISGSRGMYSFASRSSLLKVIFENPDSNRDWKSRYFFLEGDRWMNHPGETEYMPVDTTWAVINQTRRRRPQVSLEEFSFLEKICRKTTPEERTWAKLVNPRTIHWYCDGPEPTQEAIRYDERVHKQMDDAKRRALIKSQAVKKRESGEAVPKVSASAPKRKPTSKSDRPFKQPKVSLEPVVGLMAEGVKTVTPAKKGTGKGLMTAPEGKQERPPSLLRDDSKYALEKLSSIITAEDYEDLGNHSTEAMGETGLFSVAQSLVMMKGLLDRCLNRESTLDRVRAKAQQTEEELGQLQRWRSKMEKKLELSEQARKELEEKTATSLTVIENKEVEIKQLKEDLRQAKVAAVEEYRCSESCLSELSDSFLQGFDDSLRQVKKAYPELDLTMVKLEDQAQTSALPVASENTEDLFGDGAAQGDGESAPSKDVPVAEEKKD, from the exons atggagattctttacggtgcaatgtcgaacggggaaaggaaattgacggttcgtgaatttcttcactgttaccgtccagacgagatttccggatcaagggggatgtacagttttgctagtcggagctccttgttgaaggtgatttTTGAGaacccagactcaaatagagactggaagagtcggtacttcttcctggagggtgacagatggatgaaccatccaggggagacggagtacatgcccgtcgacacaacttgggcagtAATAAATCAGACAC gtagacggcgcccacaagtcagccttgaggagtttagtttccttgaaaagatttgcaggaaaactacgccggaggaaaggacttgggctaagttggtgaacccaaggaccatacattggtactgtgacggtcctgagcccacccaagaagCAATTAGATACGACGAACGAGTTCATAAAC agatggatgacgcaaaaaggagagctttgatcaaatcccaagccgtcaagaagagggaatccggcgaggCGGTTCCTAAGGTGTCGGCTTCAGCACCTAAGAGGAAACCAACATCAAAATCTGACCGTCCGTTTAAGCAACCAAAAGTCTCACTTGAGCCCGTGGTTGGTTTGATGGCAGAGGGTGtcaagaccgtcaccccagctaAGAAGGGGACGGGTAAAGGACTGATGACGGCCCCAGagggtaagcaagagagacctccttcccttctccgtgatgactccaagtatgcattggagaagctgtcgtccatcatcacggcagaagactatgaagacctgggaaaccattcgacggaggccatgggggagacgggcctcttctccgtcgctcag tccttggtcatgatgaagggactacttgaccggtgtctcaaccgtgagagtaccttggaccgggtgcgcgcgaaggcgcagcagacggaggaagagctcggacaactTCAGAGATGGAggtccaagatggagaagaagctggagctttctgagcaggcgaggaaggagctggaggagaagacggccACTTCGCTGACGGTCATAGAGAATAAAGAGGTTGAGATCAAACAACTCAAAGAAGATCTCCGTCAGGCTAAAGTGGCAGCCGTCGAGGAATACCGATGCTCGGAGTCCTGTTTGAGCGAGCTGTCGGACTCCTTCCTCCAAGGCTTCGATGATTCcctccgtcaagtcaagaaggcttatccagagctggacttgacaatggtcaaacttgaggaccaagcccagacttctgccctccccgtcgcctccgaaAACACGGAGGACCTTTTTGGCGACGGTGCTGCTCAAGGAGACGGAGAGTCCGccccgtcgaaggatgtcccagttgctgaagaaaagaaagattga